A window of the Myxococcales bacterium genome harbors these coding sequences:
- a CDS encoding PilZ domain-containing protein has protein sequence MPAPGWSIVTDRRIAERVPVRLTATYRSVHGAIHGVVTDLSRHGLFFAGLHTEDIGTAGVVEVHLRDRQLVLRGRVARHDPGPHGGLGFSFDDLEDHARRQIANIVLSAHSSR, from the coding sequence ATGCCTGCCCCGGGGTGGTCGATCGTGACCGACCGCCGGATCGCCGAGCGTGTCCCGGTCCGCCTGACCGCGACCTACCGCTCGGTCCACGGCGCGATCCACGGGGTCGTGACCGACCTGTCACGCCACGGGCTGTTCTTCGCGGGCCTCCACACCGAGGACATCGGCACCGCTGGCGTGGTCGAGGTCCACCTCCGGGACCGCCAGCTGGTGCTGCGCGGGCGGGTCGCCCGGCACGATCCCGGGCCCCACGGCGGCCTGGGCTTCTCGTTCGACGACCTCGAGGACCACGCGCGGCGGCAGATCGCCAACATCGTGCTCTCGGCCCACTCGTCGCGCTGA
- a CDS encoding cation transporter produces the protein MATPASPIKAVLAALAANLFVAIIKLIAFLLSGSGAMLSEAIHSAADTGNQLLLFFGLRRSAREADDRFHYGYAGERFVFGMLSAAGIFFVGCGVTVYHGVTALQHPHMPELSAVTFVVLGAPRS, from the coding sequence ATGGCGACGCCTGCCTCCCCGATCAAGGCCGTGCTCGCGGCGCTGGCCGCGAACCTGTTCGTCGCGATCATCAAGCTGATCGCGTTCCTGCTGTCCGGCTCGGGCGCGATGCTGTCGGAGGCGATCCACAGCGCCGCGGACACCGGCAACCAGCTGCTCCTGTTCTTCGGCCTGCGCCGCAGCGCGCGCGAGGCCGACGACCGCTTCCACTACGGCTACGCCGGCGAGCGCTTCGTCTTCGGCATGCTGTCGGCGGCCGGCATCTTCTTCGTCGGCTGCGGCGTCACCGTCTACCACGGCGTCACCGCGCTCCAGCACCCGCACATGCCCGAGCTGAGCGCGGTGACCTTCGTGGTGCTCGGCGCCCCTCGTTCGTGA
- a CDS encoding 5-formyltetrahydrofolate cyclo-ligase → MSGDARTTATAAACAHALAGLAEVPAGAVVALYSAMRGELATTAIAAGLLARGVALAYPVVRPGRVALQFRLASPDALVPVGRWQIPEPPEACPEVGLDRLAAVIVPALVLDRRGNRLGWGAGHYDRTLPACVGALRIGLVFELQLVDHLAPSPHDVPVHMIATEVALSAGAARARRGSPP, encoded by the coding sequence TTGTCCGGGGACGCTCGGACCACCGCGACCGCGGCCGCCTGCGCCCACGCGCTGGCGGGGCTGGCCGAGGTCCCGGCCGGCGCGGTCGTGGCGCTCTACAGCGCGATGCGCGGCGAGCTCGCGACCACGGCGATCGCGGCCGGGCTCCTGGCCCGCGGGGTCGCGCTGGCGTACCCGGTCGTGCGCCCGGGCCGGGTGGCGCTGCAGTTCCGGCTCGCGAGCCCCGACGCCCTGGTCCCGGTCGGGCGCTGGCAGATCCCCGAGCCGCCCGAGGCGTGCCCCGAGGTCGGCCTCGACCGCCTCGCGGCCGTCATCGTCCCGGCGCTGGTGCTCGACCGGCGCGGCAACCGGCTCGGCTGGGGCGCCGGGCACTACGATCGCACCCTCCCCGCTTGCGTCGGCGCGCTGCGGATCGGCCTGGTGTTCGAGCTGCAGCTCGTCGACCACCTGGCGCCCTCGCCCCACGACGTGCCTGTCCACATGATCGCGACCGAGGTCGCGTTGTCCGCGGGCGCCGCGCGCGCCCGACGAGGTTCGCCCCCATGA
- a CDS encoding PQQ-binding-like beta-propeller repeat protein, with the protein MREIAREFWATAAEKGTGSWVAGARDREGILGYRGGKRDRLPEKGTGSWVAGARDREGILGYRGGKRDRLLGRRCARSRGNLELARRKKGQAPGSQVREIAREFGAGAAAKGQAPGSQVREIAREFGAGAAEKGTGSWVAGARDREGILGYRGGNVVGCGERFERGARYAGSVRAINVRCPNCGASLTVDDGASSVACQYCGTSARIQTRSRVFQVPRALPLAQGPIARQPFNRAVLIGPILFLVIAAAVGVSVVVRAPRRASPAAAPQAPQPGQSVSVEAPPPKIYPDTWATGFPLITDVDGDGGDDMIGLTRNVHDGDRGQIGAFSGDTGAPLWRGDPIGTYSESVQNTLYLAGDLILMATPAGELRAFARADGAPRWTAALGERINVACVIGDQVAAAVVGTNDRRWHTVALVDGEQADAAAPRRVEPRDRTRTSLAWVEGKLPAGTCVPLPSNDRNAMPGLATADSWSKLPKIEGMSVVRLVRRGEGPIVAVGRKWPGTGVPMLAVLDGRTARWTTVVPDANPLEARADDHHVTVGADAVFQVWEGKDGPHLTAFDLADGRRRWDVALDKDQARVVIGAVIVGARVVVAGWGGLQAFGVTDGAFAYTLGG; encoded by the coding sequence GTGCGCGAGATCGCGAGGGAATTCTGGGCTACCGCGGCGGAAAAAGGGACAGGCTCCTGGGTCGCAGGTGCGCGAGATCGCGAGGGAATTCTCGGCTACCGCGGCGGAAAAAGGGACAGGCTCCCGGAAAAGGGGACAGGCTCCTGGGTCGCAGGTGCGCGAGATCGCGAGGGAATTCTGGGCTACCGCGGCGGAAAAAGGGACAGGCTCCTGGGTCGCAGGTGCGCGAGATCGCGAGGGAATTTGGAGCTGGCGCGGCGGAAAAAGGGACAGGCTCCTGGGTCGCAGGTGCGCGAGATCGCGAGGGAATTTGGAGCTGGCGCGGCGGCAAAGGGACAGGCTCCTGGGTCGCAGGTGCGCGAGATCGCGAGGGAATTTGGAGCTGGCGCGGCGGAAAAAGGGACGGGCTCCTGGGTCGCAGGTGCGCGAGATCGCGAGGGAATTCTGGGCTACCGCGGCGGCAATGTGGTTGGCTGCGGCGAGCGGTTCGAGCGGGGGGCGCGGTATGCTGGCAGCGTGCGCGCCATCAATGTCCGTTGTCCCAACTGCGGCGCGAGCCTGACTGTCGACGACGGCGCCTCGTCGGTGGCGTGCCAGTACTGCGGCACGTCGGCTCGGATTCAGACGCGCAGCCGGGTCTTCCAGGTGCCGCGCGCGTTGCCCCTGGCGCAGGGGCCGATCGCGCGCCAGCCATTCAACAGGGCCGTGCTCATCGGCCCGATCTTGTTCTTGGTCATCGCGGCCGCGGTCGGGGTGTCAGTCGTCGTGCGGGCGCCGCGCCGGGCCTCGCCTGCGGCGGCCCCGCAGGCGCCGCAGCCCGGTCAGAGCGTGAGCGTCGAGGCGCCGCCGCCGAAGATCTACCCGGACACCTGGGCCACCGGCTTTCCGCTGATCACCGATGTCGACGGCGACGGCGGCGACGACATGATCGGCCTCACGCGCAACGTCCACGACGGCGACCGGGGCCAGATCGGCGCGTTCTCGGGCGACACGGGCGCACCGCTTTGGCGCGGCGACCCCATCGGCACCTACAGCGAGTCGGTGCAGAACACCCTCTACCTCGCCGGCGACCTGATCCTGATGGCGACGCCGGCCGGCGAGCTGCGGGCGTTCGCGCGCGCCGACGGCGCTCCACGCTGGACCGCCGCGCTCGGTGAGCGGATCAACGTCGCGTGCGTCATCGGCGACCAGGTCGCGGCGGCGGTCGTCGGCACCAACGATCGTCGCTGGCACACGGTCGCGCTGGTCGACGGCGAGCAGGCCGATGCCGCGGCGCCGCGGCGGGTCGAGCCCCGCGACCGCACCCGCACGTCGCTGGCCTGGGTCGAGGGCAAGCTGCCGGCGGGGACGTGCGTGCCGCTCCCCTCGAACGACCGCAACGCCATGCCCGGCCTCGCCACGGCGGACTCGTGGTCGAAGCTGCCGAAGATCGAGGGCATGTCGGTGGTCCGGCTCGTCCGCCGTGGCGAGGGCCCGATCGTCGCGGTCGGCCGCAAGTGGCCGGGCACGGGCGTCCCGATGCTCGCGGTCCTCGACGGCCGCACCGCTCGCTGGACCACGGTGGTCCCGGACGCCAACCCGCTCGAGGCCCGCGCCGACGATCACCACGTCACCGTCGGCGCCGATGCGGTCTTCCAGGTCTGGGAGGGGAAGGACGGCCCCCACCTCACCGCCTTCGACCTCGCCGACGGACGCCGGCGCTGGGACGTGGCCCTCGACAAGGACCAAGCCCGCGTCGTCATCGGGGCGGTGATCGTCGGCGCCCGCGTGGTCGTCGCGGGGTGGGGCGGCCTTCAGGCCTTCGGCGTCACCGACGGCGCGTTCGCCTACACGCTCGGCGGCTGA